AATAGAATAATTGAggttaaaatcgatttttacacgaaaaaaggacaaaacttattaaattttgactttaaaaatcgattttccgtcaattttccactaggaaattcaaaatttcacgccgctaaacaacacgcgttGGCGTAAAAACGGATCGTCGTAGTTTCTTCTCCCAATGATCTACCTGTAAAACCCCCCGCGAACTGGCAATTTCGACTTCTGGCGGCAGCAGCAACCTCCGGGCCTCTGGAATTTGTAGCGGAAATTTTTCGGCTCGATGTATTGCCATCGCGGGTCCCCAAGCGTCGTCCGGGTACAGTACCCTCCACCATTTTTGGGTAATTGTACCCTTAGCGATACAAAATTGCCAGATTCCGACGATTGGAATGAGGATTAGCGGAAAACTGGCGATGCACCATGCTGTCAGAATTGACCAATACGGGAATTGATAGGATTCGTATTGAATTGAGTTCCAATCAAGCCAAAGGAAGCAAAGAATCGCCAGATATACCATAGGACaaatgaatttgaataaaatctgaaaggaaaattttttgaaaaaaaaaaaatttttattttttggaattttttttttgaaaatttaaaattcctacaaaaaaccaaaaaaatcgctATCCCTACCGAATTCCTCacaaaatttcaccaaaattggatttctagctcgaaatttgaatttcaaggggtacggtagctccgaaagtacgcaaactcggaattttacgaaattttacacaaattggctgaaaaagcAGTCACAGGGGTGAAAATGTGcggggaatttgaattttggcatgaaaattggaggaaaaacattttgaaagctggaaattttgaattgtttgttgataaaatttttttcagaagtttccagcatttttcagcatttttcacaCTGAAATTCGGATTCTTCGGTTCATTTCACCCCTAAATGAAACCTTTTTCCGGGCGTCTATctcaaatttggaatttcgaggggtacggtagccccaaaagtacgcaaacaccgaggcTTGCGTACTCGGCACCGAATTTTACGACAGTTGGTCcaaattggctgaaaaccGGGTTGCGGGGGTAAAAGGTgatggagaattcgaatttcgtattgaaaaactgtgaaaatcacaagtttttggaaaaattgaaaatttgggcatagcttccgcatctccgagtgacaaatgtgctctattgtcaaattgttggcagaaatacggtatttattcacattttcagccaatttatgactgaaaatgtgaataaatacagtttttattccagaaatctgagaaacgcacaagtcacaggggaaatatcgatttatAGTGTATTTTAGGgatttaaactgaaaattttgtgattttcaagctaaaatcgtttttattgctattatttgaaataaaatccccaaaaaaaatcaatgaaaaatggcttgaaaccatcattttcagattggtaGCCTAGAAATCCCGGCCACCAAATTATTGTGcgcaaaaaaccaatttcggGGTAAAAAGGGGTAAAAATGAGTGAGAAACTCAATTTCCAACTGAAAACCCGAGAAAATACACTAGAAATGTGCTATAAAATCATTTAGatgcaaaaaatgagacaattttcacattttttgcaaaaaaactgttACTGCTGAGAACTCTTCCAACAAATGGAACATTTCTCAGACTTTTTTCgtgaatgaaaaatgaatttttgctcattttcgcTTCCATAccttccaaaaaatataacacGGCGGCCAGTAGCCAACAATCCATTTAGCATTATCCAGCATATTATCAACTCCGTATACCCAATTAATAGCCATACACTCTAAAAATGCAATGACAACCAGTGGCCAAGTGAGCACAAATTGGGTGAGAAGCTCCATCCAGAAGAGCCCAGATGAGAGACAAAATGGAATAGAGAGCAGAATGAAGAGAGCACAGACAGTGGTTAATACGTGGCGACGATTTCGACGAAGACGTTCCGGATATTCATCACAAATCGATGAGACGATCGTTTCGACGACAAACATTTGGGTTGCATGGACAACGAGCAGAATCATAATGAAGAATAGTCCTGCGTAAAGTGGAGCAACTGATACACCGGCTAACGCTTCTGCTAGGAATACGAAGACCAAATGGAAACCATCTCGGATATGGAATTTGTCAAGCGAGATGGCGAATTCGTAGCAGGTGAATCCGATTGCAGAGAAGGTAAGTAGGCAACCGACTAGCGAAACGATCACGTCAACGATGAGCACGAGCCAGAtgtctctggaaaaaaaattgttttagttttaaaggtgtggtgtagtcgaatttttttttgaaaattgctttattagactcaaaattgtctgaaaacaccgaattttataataaaacttctctcgaaaatctctcaaaaaagttaatgcgagaatttttcgcccaaaaaatgtgacgtcgatttttttgaagggttttattaacttgaaaattctgaaaatttcaatttaaatccCTAGAAAATCccgaatttcagagaaaagtgagttttttaattaTCATCTTACAAAGacattgatttaaaaaaatcggaaaaaaattttccgatttttctttgctttactactttttttttcattattttgcaaaataatttttttttgaaaagttttttaatcgatttttccgaaaaattttccacacATTTTTggctaggcttaggcttaggcgggGCCACGTGGTGCCAccgcggctggaaacaatttttttttttgaaatcaccgtcaaattttgtttctacaaattaattatattattgcgttttcaacttgatttagatattttaaatttgatggacatttttaaaaaattttttatggccggtcaaaatttcgaaaaaaaagagagctaaattttgctaaaatctgaaatttcgcacaTTTTTCTCTGTCACAGCCGTGttggattttagtttttctgaaattatcacccTTTTTACCTCGCATAAATTCGTTGATGAGACAAATTAAGACAACTTCTAGGCATCGGCCTAGGCATccaaaaatgatcaatttttggacatttttcgagaagttttattataaaattcggtgttttcagacaattttgagtctaataaagtaatttttaaaaaatttaacagtaTAAGaaactttttcggaaaaaaaaaacaaaagaactattggttttttgacacatttttcgtagagaaattaaatttgaaaaaaaaaatgtatttgaattttttattttttaaaatttcaattcctccTCCAGCCCCCCGCAcgtggtttgatctacgttgatctataaaaaatgcggcagagttttcaactgatttcgcatcgTTAATAACgggtaaaaaattattttacaaaataatgaaaaaataataataaagcaaagaaaaatcggaaaatttttttccgatttttctctgaaattcggGGGATTTTCTAGggatttaaattgaaattttcagaattttcaagttaataaaacccttcaaaaaaatcgataaacatgtggcctagaaatctcaaaagttaggccaccaatctattttgtgcaaaaaggtacaaaaaatgagacaattttcacattttttgcaaaaaaaactgttactGCTGAGAACTCTTCCAACAAATGGAACATTTCTCAGACTTTTTTCGTGAAAGTGTGTGTTCTTCAAgttctttttctaatttcaaattcaaatttttcaaaaaattcctccTCCTCACttataaatattattatgAAATCGTGAATAACTGGCAATTGTAAATAGTCCACCAGAACAACACGAAACCGAATAGAACGCCTGAACAGCCGCTTCACCCCAAACGTGCAAATCCATTAGTATTTCCCATTTCGGcgttaaaaaatagaaaactgcGGCGAGACTTCCGTCTAAAGTGAGTAGGCGGGTGAGGAGTACTGTAAGTATGATGAATGGTACTATCACGGCCACGTAGActacctgaaaattggaaattttgaaaaaaaaaaaaattttttttttggaaatttttagctttttttaaaatttaactgaaaaatatccaaaaatcgggaaaaatttttttttttttttttgcaattttaaatcacattttttctagtgatttttctcgaattttcagtttaaaattgagttttcaatcatttttaccCCTGGAAAGTGCTTTTTCGCACAAAATagattggtggcctaacttttgggatttctaggccaccaatctgaaaatgatggtTTCTAGCcattttttagcgatttttctgggggttttatttcaaataatggtaataaaaacaatttaaacaatttttgttcgattaataattgtttttttttttattttttgttgaaaattttgaactttttaaaaaatttaatgaaaaatttcataaattcgaaaaaaatttttttttttggaagtttcatGCAACttagggaaaatttgaaaaaaaaaacaccatttttttctgtaaaatctcaaaaattggaaaaaaaaatatttagaaaaaaaaaatggaaatttcgaatttttgagcttttttttttgaaattttaccgaaaattaccgaaaatttcgaaaaaattgaagttttttttgaattcccgccaaaatatttctccagaaaaaaaaagttatgcctatttaaaaaaaagaaatgcctatttttttcgaaaatttaatggaaaaattcgaaaaaaattttttttcggttttttaaaaaaatttttattaaacaatgttagaatagaaatttttataaaaatttttaaaaattcaaactttttttgaaattttaacgaaaaatttcagaaattcgggaaaaatgttttttggaatttttttgtcggaaatttcgatttttttttcgaaatttttagaaaatcagagaaaattattcggtttttttctgattttttcccgaatttctGGGTCCTGCCACGAAAAAACCACCATACATACTTTTCCACTGGATTTAACACCTTGAAATAGGCATAAAAAGACTGCAATCCAGCATGCAAGTACACATAATCCGAGATACCAATTTAATGTTCCAAAATCGTCCACTCCCTTTGATAACATCAATACGTCGTTGCTgcaaaaatgggaatttttgacgaaaaaaaaatcaattttccggcaatttccagaaattttcattattaaaatcaaaatcctCGTCGAATTTCACGTCTAGCACACTTTTTCCGGGGTCTCTagctcgaaatttgaatttcgaggggtacggtagcctcaaaagtacgcaaacaccgagggGCTTGCGTACTTGGCACCGAATTTTACGACAGTTAGTCcaaattgactgaaaaccgGATTACGGGGGTAAAAAGTGATGGGGAACTCGAATTTCGTAttgaaaatctctgaaaatcactgaaaattgctgaaaatcgcaagtttttggaaaaattgaaaatttgggcatagcttccgcatgtccgagtgacaaatgtgctctattgtcaaattgttggcagaaatacggtatttattcacatttttcagctaatttaagactgaaaatgtgaataaatacggTTTTTATGCCATCAATCTAAGTAGAAGCACATAAGTCACAggggaaatatcgatttcTATAGAATTTTAGGgatttaaactgaaaatgttacgCTTTTCAAGTTGAAATCATCTTTATTGccattatttgaaataaaaatccaaaaaaaataaatgaaaaatggcttgaaaccatcattttcagattggtggcctagaaattccaaaaattaggTCACCAATCTATCTTGTGCAAAAACACCAATTTCTAGAGGTAAAAATGAGTGGAAAACTCGATTtgtaactgaaaattcgagatgttctatttttcggggaaaactggttgaaaatctatttaaatatatagatataaacttgaaatttttgaaaaattcatcagaaaattccactttttcgcctatttttcaaaaaactaccaaaaaaattgtagcaATTCATATTTTATGCACCAGtaggttcaatttttttaaactttgggTCCTACAACGAAAATTCGGTTCGCATTcgcggtgggacccaaaatgacaattttaactaattttctataaataaccgtccaaaaacacaaattttgcagattttctcaaataaaatcgattttccagttgaaatcgtttttattctcattatttgaaataaaacccccaaaaaaatcgctaaaaaatgGCTTGAAACCATCATTTTCAgactggtggcctagaaatcccaaaagttcggccaccaatcgattttgtgcaaaaaacgCAATTTCTATGGgtaaaaatgagtgaaaaactcaatttttaactgaaaattcgagaaaaatcactagaaatgtgtttttttttggaattttgcaaaaaaaaatttaaaaaatctgatgaaattgatgatatttcaactaaattttcaaattttttcagaaatttgttgga
The nucleotide sequence above comes from Caenorhabditis elegans chromosome III. Encoded proteins:
- the snf-6 gene encoding Sodium-dependent acetylcholine transporter (Confirmed by transcript evidence); the protein is MSVSSNDPEQRNGRGMASGNNVDMSLYPPFIKQLDAKLPDYTREGDIEYPFEEITGVGDENRIRGNWSNKSDYLLAVIGFTAGVGSFWKFPFLVFQHGGAAFLVPYLCMLCLASLPMFFMEMVLGQFSSSAAISVWKVVPLFKGIGFAQVTISGFFAVFFNIISAWTLFYLINSFSFSIPWSNCANSWSGENCTLGTRIQCKEMNGTLLVNGSCIVEHASSNETTVIPLHDLGSIPSLKYFHNDVLMLSKGVDDFGTLNWYLGLCVLACWIAVFLCLFQGVKSSGKVVYVAVIVPFIILTVLLTRLLTLDGSLAAVFYFLTPKWEILMDLHVWGEAAVQAFYSVSCCSGGLFTIASYSRFHNNIYKDIWLVLIVDVIVSLVGCLLTFSAIGFTCYEFAISLDKFHIRDGFHLVFVFLAEALAGVSVAPLYAGLFFIMILLVVHATQMFVVETIVSSICDEYPERLRRNRRHVLTTVCALFILLSIPFCLSSGLFWMELLTQFVLTWPLVVIAFLECMAINWVYGVDNMLDNAKWIVGYWPPCYIFWKILFKFICPMVYLAILCFLWLDWNSIQYESYQFPYWSILTAWCIASFPLILIPIVGIWQFCIAKGTITQKWWRVLYPDDAWGPAMAIHRAEKFPLQIPEARRLLLPPEVEIASSRGVLQEEMPMSYDYNTSSAADVRSNRSTGHGATDVRSVAATNNTIPKFERETAI